A section of the Asticcacaulis sp. EMRT-3 genome encodes:
- a CDS encoding bifunctional diguanylate cyclase/phosphodiesterase, producing MNRSMRTRHVLPDSPEASSALLYEALSAAGSLLWAYDLSLGQFEFRGDAQSLGLTPFHDVMTLETLAPLLAGGEAERLDTVLRALDVLTSIDLPGDDDVQCLLRLKDRRLVYLKGRRVARGLALGTLTDLSRDMRHAASNGGGQPGAGLDLEDSHIDSLTGLYSRSGFLPAVRTLLARPGDYDFVVCDLNRFRRLNEALGHERADLVLSLLAQRLRDAFPGCAVLARLGEDEFAVLTQRGFPRVSERMRNALERTISVAGFDIHPTFSMGAVAVEGGEAALDGGELLRRAEMAVEVAKSRGAGGVAAYKRDLESDGLTRLALEAELRKAFISGEIHAWYQPIVDLETGVIAGFEALARWVHPKRGVIPPDNFLSATRDLGMMTDLGTIIMNATVMTLGKWLKSYRLPEGFFISVNLSAPEIERLHLVEDVSRLIREHDLPVKALKLEVTESDVMRDPAASARVLEDLRDAGAGIALDDFGTGFSSLSYLAKLPFDTLKIDRSFVSTLGKEESSEKIVRAILTLGRDLGLDVVAEGVEDMALASQLYGLGCGLGQGYGFARALKAQDAEAFLVASLAQADASGITRRA from the coding sequence ATGAACAGAAGTATGAGGACGCGGCATGTCCTGCCGGATTCGCCGGAAGCTTCATCTGCCTTACTGTATGAGGCGCTGTCCGCCGCAGGCAGCCTGTTATGGGCCTATGATCTTTCGCTCGGCCAGTTTGAATTTCGCGGCGACGCACAGAGCCTGGGCCTGACACCGTTTCACGATGTCATGACGCTGGAAACCCTGGCACCTTTGCTGGCGGGCGGTGAGGCTGAGCGGCTCGATACGGTGCTGCGCGCCCTTGATGTGCTGACCTCGATCGACCTGCCGGGCGATGACGATGTGCAGTGCCTGCTGCGTCTGAAAGACCGGCGGCTGGTCTATCTCAAGGGACGGCGCGTGGCGCGCGGTCTGGCGCTGGGCACACTGACCGATCTGAGTCGCGACATGCGCCATGCGGCGTCAAACGGCGGCGGCCAGCCCGGTGCGGGTCTGGATCTCGAAGACAGCCATATCGATTCGCTGACCGGCCTTTATAGTCGGAGTGGGTTTCTGCCCGCCGTCCGCACCCTGCTGGCGCGTCCCGGCGATTATGATTTCGTCGTGTGCGATCTCAATCGTTTCCGCCGGCTGAACGAGGCACTGGGCCATGAACGCGCCGATCTGGTGCTGAGCCTGCTGGCGCAGCGCCTGCGCGATGCTTTTCCCGGCTGTGCTGTGCTGGCGCGGCTTGGTGAGGATGAGTTTGCGGTGCTGACCCAGCGCGGTTTTCCGCGTGTGTCGGAACGGATGCGCAATGCGCTCGAACGGACGATTTCGGTGGCCGGTTTCGATATTCACCCCACCTTTTCGATGGGCGCGGTGGCGGTGGAGGGCGGCGAGGCGGCGCTTGACGGCGGCGAACTGCTGCGTCGCGCCGAAATGGCCGTTGAAGTGGCGAAATCGCGGGGGGCGGGCGGTGTGGCGGCCTATAAGCGCGATCTCGAAAGCGATGGCCTGACGCGGCTGGCGCTGGAAGCCGAACTGCGCAAAGCCTTTATCAGCGGCGAAATTCACGCCTGGTATCAGCCGATCGTCGATCTCGAAACCGGGGTGATCGCCGGGTTCGAGGCGCTGGCGCGCTGGGTGCATCCCAAGCGCGGCGTCATTCCGCCCGACAATTTCTTAAGCGCCACGCGCGACCTGGGCATGATGACCGATCTCGGCACCATCATCATGAACGCCACGGTGATGACGCTCGGCAAGTGGCTGAAGAGCTACAGGCTGCCGGAAGGTTTTTTCATCAGCGTCAATCTGTCGGCACCGGAAATCGAACGCCTGCATCTGGTGGAAGATGTATCGCGTCTGATCCGCGAGCATGACCTGCCGGTCAAGGCCCTGAAGCTGGAGGTGACCGAAAGCGATGTGATGCGCGATCCGGCGGCTTCGGCGCGTGTGCTGGAAGACTTGCGCGATGCGGGCGCGGGCATTGCGCTCGATGATTTCGGCACGGGCTTTTCGTCGCTGAGCTATCTGGCCAAGCTGCCTTTCGACACGCTGAAGATCGACCGTTCGTTCGTCTCGACTTTGGGCAAAGAAGAATCGTCGGAGAAGATCGTGCGCGCCATCCTGACACTTGGCCGCGATCTGGGGCTCGATGTGGTGGCCGAGGGTGTTGAGGATATGGCGCTGGCCAGCCAGCTCTACGGCCTGGGCTGCGGACTGGGGCAGGGCTATGGCTTTGCCAGGGCGCTCAAGGCTCAGGACGCCGAAGCCTTTCTGGTGGCGTCCCTGGCACAGGCGGACGCTTCAGGCATTACCCGCCGCGCCTGA
- a CDS encoding TorF family putative porin: MKKTLLVAAVAISALFAGGAAMAQDAAGSLSYNLAVTSNYVWRGVSQTNDKAAIQGGIDYSKGLFYAGAWASNVDFSDGAGNKANTELDLYLGLTPSLGNYHFDFGAIAYTYPGADKGGDFNVGELKAAVSHPMGKGTIGAVMYLPTKSLEDPYYEVNASYPLTDKWSVSGALGNYESAGYTTQNFGVTYAINDKLGLDLRWSDAEKMPSTFAATLKATF; the protein is encoded by the coding sequence ATGAAAAAGACGCTTCTTGTCGCCGCTGTCGCCATCAGCGCCCTCTTCGCCGGCGGAGCCGCTATGGCTCAGGACGCCGCAGGTTCGCTGAGCTATAATCTCGCCGTCACCAGCAACTATGTCTGGCGCGGCGTATCGCAAACCAACGACAAGGCCGCCATTCAGGGCGGTATCGACTATTCGAAGGGCCTCTTCTACGCTGGTGCGTGGGCCTCGAACGTCGATTTCTCGGATGGTGCGGGCAACAAGGCCAATACCGAACTCGACCTCTATCTCGGCCTCACGCCCTCGCTCGGCAACTACCATTTCGATTTCGGCGCGATTGCCTACACCTATCCCGGCGCGGATAAGGGCGGTGATTTCAACGTCGGCGAACTGAAGGCCGCCGTCAGCCACCCGATGGGCAAGGGCACAATCGGCGCGGTCATGTACCTGCCGACCAAGTCGCTCGAAGACCCCTATTACGAAGTGAACGCCTCCTACCCGCTGACCGACAAGTGGTCGGTTTCGGGCGCGCTCGGCAATTATGAATCGGCTGGCTACACCACGCAGAACTTCGGCGTGACCTATGCCATCAACGACAAGCTGGGCCTCGACCTGCGCTGGTCGGACGCCGAAAAGATGCCGTCCACCTTCGCCGCGACCCTGAAGGCGACCTTCTAA